TATGGGAGAGATTTAGATttcttgttattttaaatgtttttaagagTAGATTTGACTAGAGATGTTTATGGAACAAGATTAAGAAGCGGAGAATCTACAAATTCTACAAGTTTTCTATTGGGAATTTTCtccatgtttttattttatctttaaagtttcaaataaacttttctaatgtataatttttattttaaaatataaattttattaaagaacgaaaacaaaaatataatataatttttcttttacctaacattatttttaaaaagatcaaattttaatattatctttcacaaaaaaaaaaaataataaaaaaaaaaaaaaaattcaactaactACAATACCTATTATGGGCATCTTTCTTCCTACTCCCTCTTCCATTCTTCGTTTAAATAAGAATTCTTCATTCTACGACACCCGACGTGTTTTTATACTATGTTTTGAACTATTATAATATACaatcattaaatataatatacaatCATTAAAGTTATAGATAAGACTCactatgtaaaaaaaaaaaaaataataataataataaaaaaaaaaaaaaaaaaaaaaaaaNATATCCATTACCTAATAAATTTGCAATGAATTTATACTAAcaaataattgtattaatgTTGAAGAGACCAATTAAATGTGGCTTGAACTGGCTATAGCCGGTAATGACGTACGAGCCAGACCGGTCCACGTGTATGGTGTAATTAGGGTTTAAAGGCACTACAGGCGCGcatcaaaacaagaacaagaagaaggtATCACCGGCATTCACCAAAGATCGAATTCTGGTAGCAATGGCGTCGAATGTTTCTCTTAAAAGCAAGGGCAAGAGCACAAAGGGCTCTTCCAAGTCATCTGAGGGGAAATCCGCAACCCAAGCCTTCAAGGAATGGACCACTTGGGCCGTGAAGAAAGCCAAGGTCATCACCCACTATGGCTTCATTCCTCTGGTCATCATCATCGGCATGAATTCTGAGCCAAAGCCTCAGCTCTCCCAACTTCTCAGTCCCGTCTGATCTGATTTGTTGCGATACGTTTCTCCAAGATTTGGCGCTTTTTCTGATGGATCGGTGCCTTTTCGTCGATTCACGACTTGGGTTTCTGTTTTATgtggatttgttttttttttttttttttttttttttttNttttttgggggggggggggtggatAGGTTTAGTTagcatattaaattttgttagttTTGGGTATAATATTGCGCTGCTCTGCTTGGCATGCTTTGAAACTATGAAAGATTTGTAATTTGAACGAAGTTTTCGATCTATTTTGCATTTCTTCTGAAATATTATGAATCTTGATGCACTTTTCCCCCCCGAAATTTCGAATTGAACTGTTTTAGACTTTATTTTCAGATCCTTCATGACTGGTGGAATTTGGGTGACATCCTGTATCTGTCTATTTTTCCTACCTTCTTTTTCATGGTAACTGATAAAAGTTTTATACTCACCCTTGTATGACTTGATTCTATTATCCTTCATCATGTTCTAGTATGTAAAATGTTTCCTTCAGAATCTGATCATGAGTAAGTTTGAACCAAAATGTCTAAAATCTCTTTGACGTGAGTGTGAGGCTTCTGTTAGTAGTGTTCATGTTCTTAGCATCTTGTGTTATCTGACCTAGCCTATGTTGAGTTGCTATCATTTTTTCTGTTAGATACATTGTCCTGTATGTGTTGGTTCCGGCTTTGA
This sequence is a window from Cucurbita pepo subsp. pepo cultivar mu-cu-16 chromosome LG04, ASM280686v2, whole genome shotgun sequence. Protein-coding genes within it:
- the LOC111792566 gene encoding mitochondrial import receptor subunit TOM7-1-like, translated to MASNVSLKSKGKSTKGSSKSSEGKSATQAFKEWTTWAVKKAKVITHYGFIPLVIIIGMNSEPKPQLSQLLSPV